The window CCGGCGAGACGCCGCCGGTCGACGGGGCCTGCGGCCTGCGGATGGTCGAACACGTCGCGGAGGCCTACCGGCAGGCGGGTGTCGAACCCGCGGCCGTGGAGGTGGACCGATGACGGAGGACTTCGTCGCCGGGCGGCGCTGTGACACCACCACCCCGGCCATCGGCGCGGCCGTGACGGAACTGGTCGAGGAGTGCTCCCCCGACCTCGGCGGGCGCGTCCTCGTCCTCCCGGACGCCCACTACCCCTTCCACCCCTCGACGGGCGCAGTCACGAATCCCGACACCGTCGAGATGCTCGTGGAGACACTGACGAGTCGCGGCGCGGACGTCACGCTCTGTCTGCCCGAGACGCCGTGGGTCGACGGGACCGACTGCACGACGTACCTCGGCTACGACGCCATCGTGGACCGCACCGGCGTCGAGACGCTCGCCCTCGGCGACGCGCCGACCGTCGAGCGCCGGGTCCACATCGACGATCGGACCGTCGACGTGGAGGTGCCGGAGGCCCTCGAAGCCGACCCGCTGGTCGTCGTCCCCACGCTCAGAACGGACCCCGACCGCTCACTGGTCGCCACGCTCGTGACGACGGCGATGGGCGCGTACGGGGTGAGCGAGGCGGACCTCACGCCCGACGAGGTCGTGGCCGCGACGGCCGTCTGCGACCCCGCGTTCACCCTGCTCGACGGCACGTACACCTACACGGGCGCGCCGCATCGCTCGCGGTTCCTCGTCGCCGGGACGGACGCCCCCGCCGTGGACCGGGCGGCCGCCACGCTGGTCGGGAAGACGCCCGCCGACATCCCCTATCTCGCGCCGTTCGGGCTCGGGCGCGAACCGGTCGACGGATTCGACCTGGAGGAACTCGCCGCCTCCCTGCCCAACGAGGAACCGGCCCCCGACATGAGCGACTCCGGGGGACCGGCCGCGATGGGCTACCGTCTCTACGCCCGCGTCACGGGTGACCTCGTCCCGCCGCAGTTCATGGGTGAGGAGGATGGCTGAGGACCGCGCGCTCGTCACGGGCGCGACGGGCTTTCTCGGGTCACACCTGTGTGAACGGCTCGCCGCCGACGGCTGGTCGGTGACGGCGACGAAGCGGGCCAGTTCCGACACGAGCGCCCTCGACGACGTCGACGTCGAGTGGGTCGAGGCCGACACGCTGGACGAACGCGCGGTACGCGAGGCCGTCTCGGGCCACGACCGGGTGTTCCACCTCGCGGGCATCGGCCTCCAGTCCGCCGACGCGGAGACCGTCGAACGCGTCAATCGGGAGGGGACGCGGAACCTGCTCGAAGCCGCCCACGAGGAGGGCGTCGACCGCGTCGTCTTCACGAGCACGGCGGGCACCCGCCGGAAGGCGGGCGGCATCGCCACCGAGGCGGACGTAGCCGACCCCATCGGGGCCTACCAGCGCGGCAAGGCCGCCGCCGAGGACCTGTGCGACGAGTACGGCGAGCGGGGTCTCGACGTCGTCACCGTCCACCCCACCTCCATCTTCGGCCCGCGCGACGAGAACTTCACCGGGCGCTTCCTCACGATGGCCAGCGATCCGAAACTCGCCGTCCACCCGCCCGGGGGGGCGAGTTTCGTCGGCGTCGAGGACGCCGTCTCGGGGACCATCGCCGCCATGGAACGCGGCGGGGCCGGCGAGCACTACCTGCTGGCCGGCGAGAACCTGCGCTTCGGCGAGGCGCTCGACGTCATCGCCCGCGAGATAGACGGGCACGCGCCGCTCGCGGAGGTGCCGCCACAGATAATCCGCATGGCCGGACCGGTCGTCGGGCAGGTCAACGCCCGCCTCGGGACGCGCATGTTCCCGTTCGACGCGGAGATGGCCCGCCTCTCGACGCAGGAACTGTTCTACAGCCCGCGAAAGGCACAGCGGGAGCTGGGGTACAGCTACCGACCGCTCCGTGAACTCGTCGCTCCGGCGTGGGAGTGGTTCAAAAGCGCCGAAGGTCGGTAGCCACCTCCTGGCAAGAGGCGGGTACCCCCTCGCTCGGACGCCACAGCGGAACGCTTCCCGGGCCCGCAGTACGAATTGGTTGGCACACGAACTGGCACGCGAACCGGGGAAGCTACTCTTTGTTTCATCCATCGGGTATTAAATCTTCGGCCGCCATACGAGGGGGTCCGACCGAGAACCGCCGGCAGACGGCGCGGTGCACACTGCTACCGTCCCCGTCGGTCGCCGGGGTCAGTTCGCGTTCAGCGAGTCGACGAGGTGCTCGCCGTCTGTCTCTGGGGCCACCTCGGTCCCAGCCCGGCGGTTCAACTCGGCCCAGACGGTGAGGAACTCGCTAAAGAGGTTCTCCGGGAGGCGCAACTGGAGGTCGACGACCGGGTCGCCCTCGCCGTCGGACTCGACGACGGTGAACGTGGGGACGCCGTCGTCGTCGGTTGGCGGGTCGTCCGTCCGGACCTCGATGCCGTCGGGGCCGAGGGACACGTCGATGTGTTCGACGGCGGTAGTGTACTCCTTGCCGCCGGAGACGGCCTTCGAGTCGATACGGGTGTGTTCGTCGAGGAGGCCGGCGCTCATCAGTCGGTTGAGTCGGCGGTAGATGGTCGCCTCGGAGACGCCACAGCGGTCGGCCAGTTCACCGACGCTCCGGGCGTCGACGGCGCAGGCGGACAGAATCGCCCGCGAGACGTCGTCCCCGAGGTGGTCGAGGACCGCCGCTCCGGATTCGGTGTGCTCGTCGGTCATGCTACCGCACCGTGCACCCGGAGGGCTTATGTATATATATCATTGTGCGACTGTCACGAGCGGTGACTGCTTTCGGTAGCCCGCCCCTGAACTCAGGGAGTGAGTGGCGTCCCGTCCACATAAATCACGGGGAGACGTTCGACCGACGGTAGGAATCTCCTACCGGCCGTCTGTGGCCGCCTCGCGCAGGAGTTCCCAGTCGGCGTCGAGTTCGAAGGCGTCGAACCCCGCGTTCTCCGGGTAGGCCGTGAGGACGACGTGGGTGGCGCGGTCGGTGAGGTACTCGGCCAGTCGGAGGAGGGCGTCGTTGGCGAGGGCGCCGAGGCGGTCG is drawn from Halomarina litorea and contains these coding sequences:
- a CDS encoding DUF362 domain-containing protein, translated to MTEDFVAGRRCDTTTPAIGAAVTELVEECSPDLGGRVLVLPDAHYPFHPSTGAVTNPDTVEMLVETLTSRGADVTLCLPETPWVDGTDCTTYLGYDAIVDRTGVETLALGDAPTVERRVHIDDRTVDVEVPEALEADPLVVVPTLRTDPDRSLVATLVTTAMGAYGVSEADLTPDEVVAATAVCDPAFTLLDGTYTYTGAPHRSRFLVAGTDAPAVDRAAATLVGKTPADIPYLAPFGLGREPVDGFDLEELAASLPNEEPAPDMSDSGGPAAMGYRLYARVTGDLVPPQFMGEEDG
- a CDS encoding NAD-dependent epimerase/dehydratase family protein translates to MAEDRALVTGATGFLGSHLCERLAADGWSVTATKRASSDTSALDDVDVEWVEADTLDERAVREAVSGHDRVFHLAGIGLQSADAETVERVNREGTRNLLEAAHEEGVDRVVFTSTAGTRRKAGGIATEADVADPIGAYQRGKAAAEDLCDEYGERGLDVVTVHPTSIFGPRDENFTGRFLTMASDPKLAVHPPGGASFVGVEDAVSGTIAAMERGGAGEHYLLAGENLRFGEALDVIAREIDGHAPLAEVPPQIIRMAGPVVGQVNARLGTRMFPFDAEMARLSTQELFYSPRKAQRELGYSYRPLRELVAPAWEWFKSAEGR
- a CDS encoding ArsR/SmtB family transcription factor; its protein translation is MTDEHTESGAAVLDHLGDDVSRAILSACAVDARSVGELADRCGVSEATIYRRLNRLMSAGLLDEHTRIDSKAVSGGKEYTTAVEHIDVSLGPDGIEVRTDDPPTDDDGVPTFTVVESDGEGDPVVDLQLRLPENLFSEFLTVWAELNRRAGTEVAPETDGEHLVDSLNAN